A region of Corynebacterium glucuronolyticum DSM 44120 DNA encodes the following proteins:
- a CDS encoding ribose-phosphate diphosphokinase: MSGSSWRENKKALMLFSGRGNPALGEAVAKELGIELTPTTARDFANGEIFIRFEESVRGSDAFVIQSHTQPMNKNVMEQLIMIDALKRGSAKRITAIVPFYPYARQDKKHRGREPISARLIADLLKVAGADRIVAVDLHTDQIQGFFDGPVDHMHAMPILTDYIKKNYDMADTIVVSPDAGRVKTAEKWANTLGDLPLAFVHKTRSVDVANQVVANRVVGDVAGHTCVLLDDMIDTGGTIAGAVGVLKEAGAKDVIIACTHGVFSGPARERLNACGAREIITTDTLPQNTEGWDNLTVLPIAPLLARTIHEIFENGSVTTLFEGQA, encoded by the coding sequence ATGTCCGGTTCCAGCTGGAGAGAAAACAAAAAGGCCCTCATGCTCTTTTCGGGCCGCGGCAACCCCGCACTCGGCGAGGCAGTAGCCAAGGAGCTCGGGATTGAGCTCACGCCAACGACCGCCCGCGACTTCGCCAACGGCGAAATCTTCATCCGCTTCGAAGAATCCGTCCGCGGCTCTGACGCGTTCGTGATCCAGTCGCACACGCAGCCCATGAACAAGAATGTCATGGAGCAGCTCATCATGATCGATGCCCTCAAGCGAGGTTCTGCGAAGCGCATCACCGCGATCGTTCCGTTCTACCCCTACGCCCGCCAGGACAAGAAGCACCGCGGCCGCGAACCCATTTCTGCCCGCCTCATCGCTGACCTCCTCAAGGTTGCAGGCGCCGATCGCATCGTCGCGGTCGACCTCCACACCGACCAGATTCAGGGCTTCTTCGACGGCCCTGTGGATCACATGCACGCCATGCCGATCCTCACGGATTACATCAAGAAGAACTATGACATGGCCGACACCATCGTCGTGTCCCCTGATGCTGGCCGTGTGAAGACCGCCGAAAAGTGGGCTAACACCCTCGGCGATCTCCCCCTCGCTTTCGTTCACAAGACCCGCTCAGTCGATGTCGCTAACCAGGTCGTTGCTAACCGCGTTGTTGGTGACGTTGCAGGTCACACTTGTGTGCTTCTCGACGACATGATTGACACCGGTGGCACCATTGCCGGCGCTGTTGGTGTGCTCAAGGAAGCCGGTGCCAAGGATGTCATCATTGCGTGCACCCACGGTGTGTTCTCCGGCCCCGCCCGCGAGCGCCTCAACGCGTGTGGCGCCCGCGAGATCATCACAACGGATACCCTGCCGCAAAACACGGAGGGGTGGGACAACCTGACGGTTCTCCCGATCGCCCCGTTGTTGGCACGGACCATCCACGAGATCTTCGAAAATGGCTCCGTCACCACGCTGTTTGAAGGCCAGGCCTAA
- the glmU gene encoding bifunctional UDP-N-acetylglucosamine diphosphorylase/glucosamine-1-phosphate N-acetyltransferase GlmU encodes MKSARPKMLHEVGGRSMLSHALHAANGLHPTHLVTVIGHGRDQVEAAIEAIGIPTTTVVQEEQKGTGDAVRIGLTAIPDDFSGTVIVTTSDVPLLDTDTLTTLDEVHASGATVVTTTAPDPHGYGRIIRLADGSVDRIVEEKDATDSERQINEVNSGVYAFDAALLRDAVEKLDTNNAQGELYLTDVVEQTADAHAFHLDDELLVAGVNDRVQLAAMNKEFNRRRCEQAMCDGATLIDPDTTFIDADVTIGKDVTIYPGTQLRGTTSIADNCEIGPDTTLTNMTIDEGASVVRTHGFDSHIGPGATVGPFTYIRPGTDLGKDAKLGGFTEAKKATIGEGSKVPHLTYIGDATVGKFSNIGASSVFVNYDGVNKHHTTVGDHVRTGSDTMFVAPVNVGDGAYSGAGTVIKEDVPAGALVVSGGKQRNIEGWVQAKRPGTPAAEAAARANARKAEN; translated from the coding sequence ATGAAGTCCGCACGTCCCAAAATGCTGCACGAGGTCGGCGGGCGCAGCATGCTGTCGCATGCCCTCCACGCCGCCAACGGACTACACCCCACCCACCTTGTTACCGTCATCGGGCACGGAAGGGATCAGGTAGAGGCGGCCATCGAAGCCATCGGTATTCCCACAACGACGGTCGTGCAGGAGGAACAAAAGGGCACGGGCGATGCCGTCCGCATCGGGCTGACCGCGATTCCCGATGACTTCTCCGGCACCGTCATCGTCACCACCTCGGACGTTCCGCTGCTTGACACCGACACGCTTACTACTCTTGACGAGGTGCACGCCTCCGGCGCAACGGTCGTCACTACGACCGCCCCCGATCCGCACGGATACGGTCGCATCATCCGGCTTGCCGACGGCAGCGTCGACCGCATCGTTGAGGAAAAAGATGCCACTGACAGTGAACGCCAGATCAACGAGGTGAACTCCGGCGTGTACGCGTTCGATGCCGCATTGCTGAGGGATGCCGTCGAAAAGCTAGACACCAACAACGCGCAAGGAGAGCTGTACCTCACCGATGTTGTTGAGCAGACTGCGGACGCGCACGCCTTCCATCTCGACGACGAGCTCCTCGTCGCCGGTGTTAACGACCGCGTGCAGCTGGCCGCGATGAACAAGGAATTTAACCGCAGGCGCTGCGAACAGGCCATGTGCGACGGAGCCACCCTCATCGACCCAGACACTACCTTCATTGATGCCGATGTCACCATTGGCAAGGATGTCACGATCTACCCGGGAACCCAGCTGCGCGGCACAACGAGTATCGCAGACAACTGTGAGATCGGCCCTGATACCACCCTCACAAACATGACTATCGACGAGGGCGCCTCCGTTGTACGGACCCACGGGTTCGACTCCCACATCGGCCCCGGTGCCACCGTGGGGCCGTTCACCTACATCCGACCTGGCACTGACCTTGGCAAGGATGCCAAGCTCGGCGGGTTCACTGAGGCGAAGAAGGCCACCATCGGGGAGGGCTCCAAGGTGCCACATCTGACCTACATCGGTGACGCAACCGTCGGCAAGTTCTCCAACATCGGCGCCTCCAGCGTCTTCGTGAACTACGACGGCGTCAACAAGCACCACACCACCGTTGGTGACCACGTCCGCACCGGCTCCGACACCATGTTCGTCGCACCGGTCAACGTCGGTGATGGAGCATATTCCGGTGCGGGTACAGTGATCAAGGAAGACGTGCCAGCAGGGGCCCTCGTGGTCTCCGGTGGCAAACAACGCAATATCGAAGGTTGGGTGCAGGCCAAACGACCCGGCACCCCAGCCGCCGAAGCTGCCGCACGTGCCAACGCACGCAAAGCAGAGAACTAA
- a CDS encoding multicopper oxidase family protein: MRDGVEWSAIEAQAGMTNILPDVQTPTWGFNGTFLGPTLRFTRGHKVGVQVTNSLDEMTTVHWHGMIVPGECDGGPHLPIEPGETWEPSWEIENHASTLWYHPHPHGVTGLHAYRGLAGMIIIDDDNPAAEKLPHDYGVDDIPLVLTDIRFNEDGTRDETDLPDLGLLGDVPLVNGITNAHFDAPRRRVRFRILDGSTMRMFNLELSGKKQFTVIASEGGYLNNPLPVERIPMSPGERVEVVVDLEPGEKVTLKATPFPDKLDVPDDEGTPDFGLKDAFTLLTITGPAEDAPVPGDLPRDMNPSAEEIPDLSGAPTREFGLKGFRINDEVMDMQRVDFTVDHDHWEVWTFSNYDTDWLHNMHVHDTQFRILSLKNTKSLVMTRGWKDTILLPPNAYAKVAVRFTNKYTSTRWPYMYHCHMLYHEDMGMMGQFLVTKPGELPDSVMGNGDQGNSKDAARTGQSDYARHRH, translated from the coding sequence ATGCGTGATGGTGTGGAATGGTCGGCCATCGAGGCGCAAGCCGGAATGACAAATATTCTCCCGGATGTTCAGACTCCTACGTGGGGTTTCAACGGGACATTCTTGGGACCTACGCTCCGGTTCACCCGCGGACACAAGGTCGGTGTGCAGGTCACCAACTCCTTGGACGAGATGACCACGGTCCACTGGCACGGCATGATCGTGCCCGGCGAGTGCGACGGTGGACCGCACTTGCCCATCGAGCCGGGGGAAACGTGGGAACCCTCGTGGGAAATTGAAAACCATGCGAGCACCTTGTGGTACCACCCGCACCCGCACGGTGTGACGGGGTTGCATGCGTATAGGGGGTTGGCGGGGATGATCATCATCGACGATGACAACCCCGCAGCGGAAAAGTTGCCGCATGACTACGGGGTGGATGACATCCCGTTGGTGTTAACAGATATTCGTTTTAACGAAGATGGCACCCGCGACGAGACCGATTTGCCGGACTTGGGCCTTCTAGGGGATGTGCCCCTGGTGAACGGTATTACCAACGCGCACTTTGACGCGCCTCGTCGTCGCGTTCGCTTCCGCATCCTTGACGGTTCGACGATGCGCATGTTTAACCTGGAACTGTCCGGGAAGAAGCAGTTCACTGTCATTGCTTCAGAGGGTGGGTACCTCAATAACCCCCTGCCGGTTGAGCGGATTCCCATGAGCCCCGGCGAGCGCGTGGAAGTTGTTGTTGATCTTGAGCCGGGGGAGAAGGTGACGCTGAAGGCGACCCCGTTCCCGGATAAGTTGGATGTGCCGGATGATGAGGGGACCCCGGACTTCGGCCTGAAGGATGCTTTCACTCTCTTGACAATTACGGGCCCGGCTGAGGATGCGCCTGTCCCCGGTGACCTGCCACGGGACATGAATCCCAGCGCAGAGGAGATACCTGACTTGTCGGGTGCGCCGACTCGTGAGTTCGGGTTGAAGGGGTTCCGCATCAACGATGAGGTCATGGATATGCAACGGGTGGATTTCACCGTTGACCATGACCACTGGGAGGTGTGGACGTTCTCAAACTATGACACGGACTGGCTTCACAACATGCACGTGCACGATACGCAGTTCCGTATTCTCTCGTTGAAGAATACGAAGTCGCTTGTTATGACACGTGGGTGGAAAGACACTATTCTCTTGCCGCCGAATGCGTATGCCAAGGTCGCCGTTCGTTTTACGAATAAATACACCTCAACGCGGTGGCCCTACATGTACCACTGCCACATGCTGTATCACGAGGACATGGGCATGATGGGGCAGTTCTTGGTGACTAAGCCGGGCGAACTCCCGGATTCAGTTATGGGTAACGGCGATCAGGGCAACTCCAAGGACGCAGCCCGCACGGGTCAGTCTGACTACGCGCGCCATAGGCATTAG
- a CDS encoding TetR/AcrR family transcriptional regulator, with product MARKRMTGEQRREQLLRIGLSLFSERGLDGTSMEEISSRAGVSKPVVYEHFGSKEKLYAEVVKREVTHLKELTEEAMVEGSSRYRIEKVTLTLLTYVEEHPDGFRILVRDVPLEEEKSFSTLLGEVTNRASAYLAESFKRTNLDPSFAALYAQALVGMISGTAQWWLDVREPAKEVVAAHIVNLCWNGLKDMEAAPSLKLLASDTKSGEGHISAPDAAV from the coding sequence ATGGCACGAAAGAGGATGACAGGTGAGCAACGGCGCGAGCAGCTTCTGCGCATTGGGCTGTCGTTGTTTTCTGAGCGGGGGCTCGACGGGACATCGATGGAAGAAATCTCCTCCCGGGCCGGTGTAAGCAAGCCTGTGGTCTACGAACACTTCGGGTCAAAGGAGAAGCTCTACGCCGAGGTAGTCAAGCGCGAAGTGACACACCTCAAAGAGCTGACTGAAGAGGCCATGGTCGAGGGCAGTTCACGGTACCGCATCGAAAAGGTGACCCTGACTCTGCTGACCTACGTGGAAGAACACCCAGATGGGTTCCGCATTCTTGTACGCGACGTTCCGCTGGAGGAAGAGAAGAGTTTTTCCACCCTGTTGGGGGAGGTCACCAACCGTGCGTCGGCCTACCTAGCAGAGTCCTTTAAACGGACGAACTTGGATCCTTCTTTTGCCGCCCTTTACGCGCAGGCACTGGTAGGCATGATTTCGGGGACGGCCCAGTGGTGGCTGGACGTGCGGGAGCCAGCGAAGGAAGTGGTGGCCGCCCACATCGTCAACCTGTGCTGGAACGGGCTGAAAGACATGGAGGCTGCTCCGTCGCTGAAATTATTGGCCTCGGACACCAAGAGCGGGGAAGGCCACATCTCCGCGCCGGATGCTGCCGTATAG
- the mfd gene encoding transcription-repair coupling factor: MPTLSGVLSVARKDRAIAGAVKNLGEETLHITAPDEVRPWLVGALSAHVPLLVVTASGREAEDLTAELTAMMGDKVMYYPSWETLPHERLSPGVDIIGQQAKVLHHLDSLDVVVTAARGLAQPLVNEVTGRDPVTVTVGEDYPFEELIDSLVFRSYSRVDLVAARGEFAVRGGIIDIFPTTANNPVRVEFWGDEVTEITTFAVADQRTYSDGQLKKVDLYPARALPITDEIKKRAEALARTYGGNQALAQIVGKVAEGISADGMETLIPVLTDSPLVTIVDKLPEGAHVLLVDPERIRTRVGDLKATDTEFLEAGWELAAMGGDGPVDHKDLDLEPSSYRSLESLEVTAREHEIPLWTLTPPGMMASDDAETLPLSFGDLVRPRGDEKKISQLMEQLLAHTLAGGAAVYISPQKANCARFGDKLHERGIAHVQGTEGMKPKAGAVTIYQAFSHNGVVFVPQDSETPLVVVTETDVTGNRVGDIAGAKRRKAKKRNRVDPLALTAGDYVVHETHGIGRFVKMTEREVRTGDDTSRREYIVLEYAPSRRGGPPDQLYVPMDSLDLLSKYVGGEKPTVSKMGGADWKKTKKKARSAVKEIAAELVDLYAKRRAAPGHAFAPDSPWQAEMEDNFPYVETEDQMLAIDAVKHDMEQPVPMDRVIIGDVGYGKTEVAVRAAFKAVQDGKQVAVLVPTTLLAQQHEATFRERMDGFGITIRQLSRFTPDKQAREIIKGLVDGSVDIVIGTHRLLQTGVQWKDLGLVIVDEEQRFGVEHKEHIKALRAHVDVLTMSATPIPRTLEMSMSGIREMTTILTPPQDRRPVLTYVGAQEDKQVAAAIRRELLRDGQVFYVHNRVKSIEERARQLRELVPEARIVVAHGQMSEEQLEKTVQGFWDREFDVLVCTTIVETGLDIANANTLIVENAHHMGLSQLHQLRGRVGRSRERAYAYFLYPKGQVLTETSYERLTTIAQNNDMGAGMAVAMKDLEMRGAGNVLGAEQSGHIAGVGFDLYVRLVEEAVEAFRALADGKPLDATDQQSAEIRVDLPVDSHIPDDYIASERLRLEIYRKLAASRTEEDLRGVMEEMSDRYGPLPEPVLRLLSVTRLRHLARRAGIVDIALQGTRVKLHPLELPDSKQVRLKRLYPGSSYRPAAKAVQVKVPKSGAGRVNDKELRDTELVQWVADVIAALCDEEEIDVTGAHSGKDNKKKKVISVGGGRSSKK, translated from the coding sequence GTGCCGACGCTGAGCGGTGTGTTGTCCGTTGCACGCAAAGATCGGGCGATCGCGGGGGCGGTGAAAAACCTCGGGGAGGAAACTCTCCACATCACCGCGCCTGATGAGGTGCGCCCGTGGCTTGTTGGTGCGCTGTCGGCGCATGTGCCGTTGCTTGTTGTGACGGCCAGTGGCCGGGAGGCAGAAGACCTCACTGCGGAGCTTACAGCCATGATGGGAGACAAGGTCATGTACTACCCGTCATGGGAGACGCTGCCACACGAGCGCTTGAGCCCCGGTGTGGATATCATCGGCCAGCAGGCGAAAGTGCTTCACCACCTGGATTCCCTAGACGTGGTAGTTACCGCCGCACGAGGACTCGCCCAACCCCTGGTAAACGAGGTGACGGGTCGGGATCCGGTGACAGTTACAGTGGGGGAGGACTACCCCTTTGAAGAGCTAATCGATTCCCTTGTCTTTCGCTCCTACTCCCGCGTCGACCTTGTTGCTGCTCGCGGTGAGTTCGCCGTGCGTGGCGGCATCATCGACATTTTCCCCACAACCGCCAATAACCCAGTGCGCGTGGAATTTTGGGGCGATGAGGTAACCGAGATCACCACCTTTGCGGTGGCTGATCAGCGCACCTATTCGGATGGCCAACTGAAAAAAGTTGATCTCTACCCGGCGCGCGCGTTGCCGATCACGGATGAAATCAAAAAGAGAGCGGAAGCGCTCGCGCGAACCTACGGCGGCAACCAGGCGCTTGCACAGATCGTCGGCAAGGTTGCCGAGGGCATATCGGCGGACGGGATGGAGACCCTCATCCCGGTGCTGACGGATTCACCGCTCGTAACAATCGTCGACAAACTGCCGGAAGGCGCGCACGTCCTGCTTGTAGATCCAGAGCGGATCCGGACCCGCGTGGGCGACCTGAAAGCAACAGACACCGAATTCCTCGAAGCGGGGTGGGAATTGGCGGCGATGGGAGGCGACGGCCCCGTCGACCACAAGGATCTTGACCTCGAGCCCTCGAGTTACCGCTCCCTCGAATCCCTTGAGGTAACCGCGCGTGAGCACGAAATCCCGCTGTGGACGTTGACCCCACCGGGGATGATGGCCAGCGACGATGCGGAGACTCTTCCCCTCAGCTTCGGAGACCTCGTACGGCCACGCGGAGATGAAAAGAAGATCTCCCAGCTCATGGAGCAGCTTCTCGCACACACCTTAGCCGGAGGCGCTGCGGTTTACATCTCCCCACAGAAAGCCAACTGTGCCCGGTTTGGAGACAAGCTCCACGAGCGAGGCATCGCGCATGTCCAGGGCACAGAGGGCATGAAGCCGAAGGCCGGAGCGGTCACCATTTACCAGGCTTTTTCCCACAACGGTGTAGTGTTCGTCCCACAGGATAGCGAGACACCGCTGGTTGTGGTGACGGAGACGGACGTGACCGGTAACCGTGTCGGCGACATCGCCGGGGCGAAGCGTCGCAAAGCCAAAAAGCGCAACCGTGTGGACCCACTGGCGCTGACCGCTGGCGACTATGTCGTGCATGAAACGCACGGCATTGGCCGGTTTGTGAAGATGACCGAACGTGAGGTGCGCACCGGCGACGACACCTCCCGCCGCGAGTACATCGTGCTCGAGTACGCACCCAGCAGGCGCGGTGGCCCTCCCGATCAGCTGTACGTCCCCATGGACTCCCTCGACCTGCTCAGCAAGTACGTGGGCGGGGAGAAGCCGACGGTGTCCAAGATGGGGGGCGCCGATTGGAAGAAGACGAAGAAGAAAGCCCGCAGTGCGGTCAAGGAGATCGCAGCGGAGCTCGTCGATCTGTACGCCAAACGTCGCGCCGCGCCAGGGCATGCGTTCGCGCCTGATTCCCCGTGGCAGGCGGAGATGGAGGATAACTTCCCCTACGTCGAAACCGAGGACCAGATGCTCGCCATCGACGCAGTGAAGCACGACATGGAGCAGCCGGTGCCCATGGACCGCGTGATCATCGGTGATGTGGGATACGGCAAAACGGAAGTTGCTGTCCGTGCGGCGTTCAAGGCGGTTCAGGACGGCAAGCAGGTCGCGGTTCTTGTGCCCACGACGCTTCTCGCGCAGCAGCACGAGGCGACGTTCAGGGAGCGGATGGATGGCTTTGGCATCACCATCCGCCAGTTGTCGCGCTTCACCCCCGACAAGCAGGCCCGCGAGATTATCAAGGGGCTTGTCGACGGCTCGGTGGACATCGTCATCGGTACCCACCGTTTGCTGCAGACTGGTGTGCAGTGGAAAGATCTCGGCCTCGTCATCGTCGACGAGGAGCAGCGCTTTGGCGTCGAGCACAAGGAGCACATCAAAGCCCTGCGCGCACACGTCGACGTGCTCACCATGTCCGCCACGCCGATTCCCCGCACGCTGGAAATGAGCATGTCCGGGATCCGTGAGATGACGACGATCCTCACCCCGCCGCAAGATCGCCGCCCGGTGCTTACCTACGTCGGCGCGCAGGAAGACAAGCAGGTGGCGGCGGCGATTCGGCGTGAGCTGCTGCGCGACGGCCAGGTCTTTTATGTGCATAACCGCGTCAAGTCCATTGAGGAGCGTGCCCGCCAGCTGCGCGAGCTCGTTCCTGAGGCGCGCATCGTCGTTGCCCATGGGCAAATGAGCGAGGAGCAGCTGGAAAAAACGGTACAGGGCTTCTGGGACCGCGAATTCGACGTGCTCGTGTGCACGACGATCGTGGAGACCGGATTGGACATCGCCAACGCCAACACGCTCATCGTTGAAAATGCGCACCACATGGGACTGTCGCAGCTGCACCAGCTGCGCGGTCGTGTCGGTCGCTCCCGTGAGCGTGCCTACGCATATTTCCTCTACCCCAAGGGACAGGTCTTGACGGAGACCTCGTACGAGCGGTTGACTACCATCGCCCAGAACAACGATATGGGTGCCGGCATGGCCGTGGCCATGAAAGATCTTGAGATGCGAGGCGCCGGCAATGTCCTCGGTGCGGAGCAATCCGGCCATATCGCCGGAGTAGGGTTCGACCTCTACGTTCGCCTCGTGGAGGAAGCTGTGGAGGCGTTCCGTGCGCTCGCCGATGGCAAGCCTCTCGACGCGACCGACCAGCAGTCTGCTGAGATCCGCGTGGACCTCCCGGTGGATTCCCATATCCCCGACGACTACATCGCCTCGGAACGTCTGCGTCTGGAAATCTACCGCAAGCTTGCGGCGAGCCGCACGGAGGAGGACCTCCGTGGCGTGATGGAGGAAATGTCCGACCGCTACGGTCCGCTTCCCGAACCTGTTCTCAGGCTGCTCAGCGTCACTCGCCTGCGCCACCTGGCGCGCCGCGCGGGGATTGTGGATATCGCCCTGCAGGGCACCCGCGTGAAGCTGCATCCGCTGGAGCTTCCGGATTCCAAGCAGGTGCGCCTCAAGCGCCTGTATCCAGGATCCTCCTACCGGCCAGCAGCTAAGGCAGTGCAGGTGAAAGTGCCAAAGTCTGGTGCGGGACGGGTGAATGACAAGGAGCTGCGCGACACGGAACTGGTCCAGTGGGTGGCTGATGTCATTGCCGCGCTATGCGATGAAGAAGAGATCGATGTGACGGGCGCCCATAGCGGAAAAGATAACAAAAAGAAAAAGGTTATTTCCGTCGGCGGTGGACGTAGTAGCAAAAAGTAG
- a CDS encoding MazG nucleotide pyrophosphohydrolase domain-containing protein: MAVLLLDPRFPDVMPFSVAKMEGTKVAYTAEVPISVRWALCDTFPTARDEEAELLITTDLSVEQVRKWLAAGHELFQVPTAKFKYPEVTDAAEVMAQARKRGEWEAGQTHTSLLPYLKEETEEFIEAVESGASDEEIKKELSDIFLQVLFHAQIASERGAFDLGDVAHAFTEKMHSRAPYLFDGSTGRVTTEFQDKLWQDGKKQEQRQEQEPDQDPEVPSAETVGKTTTTSTSTSTSSKFVSGNRTASDTAEKKSADATARASEKDAE, from the coding sequence ATGGCTGTGCTTCTGCTTGATCCTCGGTTCCCCGATGTTATGCCGTTCTCCGTGGCCAAGATGGAGGGGACAAAAGTGGCATACACTGCGGAGGTCCCCATCAGTGTGCGCTGGGCGCTGTGCGATACGTTCCCCACAGCACGTGATGAGGAAGCGGAGCTCCTCATCACCACTGATCTTTCCGTTGAGCAGGTGCGAAAGTGGCTTGCTGCAGGGCATGAGCTGTTCCAAGTTCCCACCGCGAAGTTCAAGTACCCCGAGGTGACTGATGCTGCTGAGGTCATGGCCCAGGCCCGCAAAAGAGGGGAGTGGGAGGCTGGACAGACGCACACGTCTCTCTTGCCCTACCTGAAAGAGGAGACGGAGGAGTTCATTGAGGCGGTCGAGTCCGGGGCGAGCGACGAGGAGATCAAAAAGGAGCTGTCGGATATCTTCCTGCAGGTTCTTTTCCATGCTCAGATCGCCAGTGAGCGTGGCGCTTTCGACCTCGGGGACGTGGCCCACGCGTTCACCGAAAAGATGCACTCCCGTGCACCCTATCTTTTCGACGGTTCAACCGGTCGCGTAACCACTGAGTTCCAGGACAAGCTGTGGCAGGACGGCAAAAAGCAGGAACAAAGACAAGAGCAGGAACCAGACCAGGATCCCGAGGTTCCATCTGCGGAAACCGTCGGAAAAACAACGACGACATCTACGTCCACATCGACATCGTCGAAGTTTGTTAGCGGGAACCGTACAGCTTCGGACACCGCAGAAAAGAAAAGCGCAGATGCCACTGCGCGGGCTTCGGAGAAGGATGCCGAATAA
- a CDS encoding lytic transglycosylase domain-containing protein — MAKSVRTVTGCGCGLAVALIAVIIGVGLLVQLMGVPVPLQPRLPIPDDVPPAAAEPAPKIDTNAPGRTSDKLGFWADPLAKDLGFSSAALRAYGNAEIIANESYPDCHLSWNTLAGIGFVETRHGTYTGRIFDGAAIDENGFVQPAIFGPQLDGNSGFALVKDTDNGEMDGDAELDRAVGPLQFIPETWRRFSRDADGDGVPNPQQIDDAALTTAVMLCANGGDLSTPEGWTKAVRSYNQSTEYVMSVRDAAASYALGQPAYKTGSISHIF, encoded by the coding sequence ATGGCGAAAAGCGTGAGGACAGTGACAGGATGCGGGTGTGGACTCGCGGTGGCGCTCATCGCTGTGATCATCGGGGTGGGGCTTTTGGTGCAGCTCATGGGGGTGCCCGTGCCGTTGCAACCTCGCCTCCCTATTCCCGATGATGTGCCACCTGCCGCTGCAGAACCGGCGCCGAAGATCGACACAAACGCGCCGGGTCGGACCTCAGATAAGTTGGGTTTCTGGGCAGATCCGCTGGCCAAGGACCTTGGCTTCTCCTCGGCCGCGCTCCGCGCATACGGGAATGCCGAGATTATCGCCAACGAATCGTATCCAGACTGCCATCTTTCTTGGAACACTCTCGCCGGAATCGGTTTTGTGGAAACCCGTCACGGAACCTACACCGGCCGTATCTTCGACGGCGCAGCAATCGACGAGAACGGATTCGTCCAGCCGGCCATTTTTGGTCCTCAGTTGGACGGTAATTCTGGCTTTGCTTTGGTAAAAGACACGGACAATGGCGAAATGGATGGCGATGCCGAGCTCGATCGCGCTGTGGGGCCCTTGCAGTTTATCCCTGAAACGTGGCGGCGCTTTTCCCGCGATGCCGATGGTGATGGTGTCCCCAATCCACAGCAGATAGACGATGCGGCGCTGACAACCGCCGTCATGCTTTGCGCAAATGGTGGCGATCTCTCCACGCCGGAAGGGTGGACGAAGGCCGTCCGATCCTACAACCAGTCCACTGAATATGTGATGAGTGTCCGCGACGCGGCTGCGTCCTACGCTTTGGGGCAACCGGCGTACAAGACAGGATCGATTTCTCACATTTTTTAG